Within the Glycine soja cultivar W05 chromosome 3, ASM419377v2, whole genome shotgun sequence genome, the region TTTAGATTTTCATTCACACAAGTCaaatgtgaataaaaaaaacctaactTTTTGATACATcttgacataaaaaaaatgaaaagatgtgaatCACATATGCTAATTcaaatatacattttaatttcttaattaaaaaaaaagtaaaaaatattatttcataaacaaattatatcaataattgTTAAATCTAGTTTGACCCAATCTTTTCACTATTCAATCGTTATACAATTGATCTGAAATGATTCGGTCAAATTTGACCGATTAAGTTATCAGATTTCAATTAGACGAGTCTAACCTAGttgattttgcaaaaaaaataaaaatgaatcacCTCTACAACGCCGTTTCAATATCTCATAATTATCAATTGTTATTTTAGAAATATAGATAGATTTTTCTactcaaataatattagttatatacttatatataataaatatatataattttaattttttaatatatatcaagTCAAACGAATCAATTACTAATTCATCGATTGAACCATTAAATCACTAATCCAATAACTCCATCGAATTGTTCCGACTTCACAACTATCATTATATCTTTTAATACGTTTTTTTGTCACGTTTGGATAGATACTAGATATAAGATCTCGAGAATATAGAATGGAAAGTAGGAATTGAAAacgaaaatattaaaaaaactagaaaaagtATAATTGGATGGCCAAACAGTTGTAACATCTCAATCATGATTCACGCCCTCAAATTGAGGTTGCAAATTGCAGATAGCAGCCCTTGCTGCCCTACTGCCACTAGggcattattaatttattagaactCACGAAAAAAACAACCCTCTCTTTTCTCCTTAAGGTCCCCAAAACCATATATAACTACCAAATATTATACCACAAAAACCTTTGCATGTGTCCTACACGAAATCAAAACACCACATTCCCCACCCGTGGCTGATTCCATTTCCCCATGTATACGTTTATCCTATTCTCACCTAATAATTAGACTCCGCCACTGCGCCTATACCTTTTACTCTCagtttaaccaaaaaaaaaaagccaacaTGCCATCAAGGCTTTATGCACAACGCCGCATCACCAAACCCAAAAACCTAAGAGATAGAGAAATGTAACGGCGTTATTAACCGGATCCCTTTCCGGGTCGGGCAACCGGCCCAGCCGGTGACCGAAACCCCACCGTAACGGCGTCGTAAACGCACCAGTGAAAACCGCCGTCAGTCCCCGTCAAACACTCCTCGCATAACATTCTCATTCCCATACTCAGCCAATACCGTTCTCTTTCCATTTGTAAATCCCTAACCCATTTTTCGTACTCGGCCCGGCCCAGAACGTGGCCCGCTACGGTGTCGTTTCGACGAAGGAGCACAACGTTCTCCCGCGGCGCGTTGCTGTTGTTACGGGAATTGCCTTTGCTGCGCGACTTGTTCTTCCGACTCCTGGGACGCTTCGTTCTCTCCACGAAGAAGAACGAGGAAGCGGCGGCGTTGTCGCGCGCTACGGCGGCGAAGTTGACTTTTCCGGAGATTGGGATTCTCCGGTCGGTGCCGAAGGTGGCGAGGTAGACGGAAAGCTTGTGCGGGGAGATTCCGATCTTCTGACTGAGAAAGGAGACGaactttttgaaattgaaagacGAATCAACGGTGACCTCGCCGACGGTGGCCTCCGTGTGGCCGTCGAAGTAGACGACGGAGATGGACGGGCCTCCGCCGTCATCCATGTTGCTCCGATGAGTACGTGAGGGGATTAGAGGGTTTTTATGTGtacttatataataattaaatgaaaataaacggagaaaaagaagaatgtGGAAGCCGGGTTTTAATTTGGGGGTGGTTTGGGGAATACGAGAGGCGGTGATGGGTATTTATGGAAAAGGAGCTTCAAGGAAACTGTCCTCTTCATGTCATATTTATGGAAAAATTTAAACTTGTCTTGAAggttttttaatattcttttcaagttttctaccatattaattattttgttgtaaGGTACTAATTACTTCCTTAAAAGAAgatgcattaattaattaattagaaagagaagaacaagagtAAAACATTAATAGTCTTAAGGATacgcataaaaaaataatagtcttaaggataaaataatataaaaatattgttaaatttaatatgaaattaattattttttaaagaaggtgtattaattattaattcattaaataataagagaatacaaattaaaaaattaaggatgatgtttaaaaataatataaaaagcatAGAATACATTAATggtataaacattttttacatggctttaaatattttttaccatAGGAAGAAAATGTTATGTATTAACTTTTGACAAAAGAAGCAAATGTCACGGAATCAATGTTTTTTTAGCACGGAATCAAATGTTTATGTATATGATAGAGGTAGTAACTACTAACTGTAATTAATTTATCCATATATTTTCTAgttaaattatgaaataaagGTTATGCTTAacccaattttatttaatttcattttttttctcttaaagttACTTTAAAGTTAaagttatttgataaaaaaattagaagaaaaaaactatacaaaattactgtaaaatttaagataaatttattaatttttataaaattatcttaaaaaatatatcaccgttaaactcaaaaaattatttaaaattaattccctCAATTGACAGAagaatatattgataaaaaattttaaaaataatttaacataaaattattttaatattgaatCGGTTGATCAAACATATTCCCGGCTGGCTGCTGCGACTTAAACGGATGAAGAATGATGGAGTCCATCGGTCTTTCCAAATTTAGACAACGTATTATCTTAGTTTTCTACTTTCTACTTTTTATTCTAATCTTCATTAAAAACGAGGAAAATTCCTTCTTGATTCAGACGAGAAAAGGAATGGTACCTTTAGCATCCGAACCATCATTGGAGTAACAGCTGTTATATATCCTTTCATGGTGAGCAAAAATGAAATCCTTGTTTGGTGTGAGAATCGAGAAAGGCCACTTCCATTTCCATTCGATGTATCAATGCATAGAGTAACTAAAGGTTGGATGTAACTCAATTTAGCGGATAAAAGATGaagattgaataaatatttaaatatcatgTTGAATAGCATGTGAAAGAAGCGTGGCGACTATTTTAAGCCTTCTAATGGCATCCCCCTGAGTTACAGacttaattttttgcttttaaaacATTCAATTCATTATTATATTACATTTTGTATTCTAAAAGCTTAAGAACTTGTTTCGAAGTCAACAGTTTGCAGTAAAacttaagattaatttttaaccCCAACTCAAACGATTAATCTTGTTTGAACACAACCAAACATATACTAAAATTCCTCAACCACGGTTGTAGTCTGCAAACTGGCGATACTCAAGAACCTAATGGGAAAATCAACTCGGAATGACAAAAGGCTTACAACAATAAGAAGCAACGAGATCAAGGATTCATAGCTTATATGAGCTAAAAAGGTTATACTTTACAAGAATAATAGCTTATGTTTGTGTTAATTAAACAGTCAACAGAAGTAATCACTAATCTAAACATGGCTTTATCTGTCAGTACGAAATAGTAATCACTAACCAATAGTTTTGTTCGCTTTAATACGCCAAGAATGATTCAGTGCCAGTGTAACTTGTTGCTAATGCCTTTCCAGCTGAGGTTGGCTGAGAGAATGCTAGTTGAGAACGTTCAAGCTCAAGATCCTTGCAGAAACTCTTCCTGCCACCAATTTAACATAGACCACAAACAAATCACTAAACTAGCAACTGGTTGAAAAATAATTGCATTTGGGTGAGACTGTGAGAGTTTCCAAAATTGattccacaacttaattttgaaaaattgaaagagTGATTTATCATCACAATTTGATGTAAAACTTAATGTAAATTGTTCAACCAAATGAAAAGCTACTCTTATCACTTCTAATCAAATTAAAGTTAAGGCAAAATCAATCTTATATGTTTGACAGGAGGTTAACATTTCCTATTGTGAAACCAAACACAGACTACAACCCTGTGAAGAGAAACAAACAGCCTTGCAGAAGTCGTGAAGTATCCATTCAGTCCCAAGTTCAATTTCCATCATTCTCACGACCTCCTCAACATTTTTTTCGGTGAGAAGTGAGGTCGTTCTCCGATACCAAAATTATTCGACCCGTTTCTACGCTGGGTGGAGGGAAAACATTTTCTTTGGTCCAACCTGCAGAAGAATGGGAATAGGAATAAATAATGgcgaaaagagagagaggaagcAGAGAAGTTACTCTGAATTGAATCCCCTGGGTGTAAGATTTGTGAAAGTCGGGGAGTGAACTTGAAGCGGCAAGTGGAACATGCgcgtaagaggaaatcagattGGCCGAAATCGAGGTGGAATTGGGCGTAGCTCCTCTTCTTGTTTTTTACCACCGAAGGAATAACGGCGTTAAGCTTTGGACGCCTTCGGGTGTAGGTGTTGATGATATGGTGTTGCTGGTTCTCCCAGATGTCCAGAGAAGCGGAAGAGGAATCAGAGGTAGTAGATTTGAAGAAAGCGTTGATTTTGGACTGCATCTGCGATTCAATAATGAATGTTTCTTCCTTCCGCAGCGATGTTATGGATGCAAGTTTTCATTTCCCTCCAAAACTAGCTTCAAACTTATGTAAGGTTTTAGTTTTACATTTTGTTCTTAAGTTTCCCGCTCATTAATTTTGTGccgggataaaaaaaaatcacatgggCCGTTTGTTTATTGTGTTAATGGGCCTTGACTGGTGAGGGTGGCCCAATCCGAGTTGTACGAAAATACTAACTGAGTCGGAacccactttcttttctttgtgggCGTGCCACGGGCAAATGCAGATGCAGATGCAACAAACGCAGCAGCAGCTGCAGGCCACGGCGGCACCATTCTCGACCtccactcctcctcctcctcctccttcctcCGGCGGCTCCGCGTCCGAGGCACCGCCGAAGCAGGTGGCTCAAGCAATGGACAAGCTCGGACAAGCCGAACGAATCATCGCCGACATCCGAATCGGCGCCGACCGCCTCCTCGAAGCGCTCTTCGTCGCGGAGGCGCAGCCTCACCAAGGCAACAAGCCTCTCCAAGTCTTCCTCAAAGAAGACGCATGCATGCGTCAGTATCTTCAAGACCTTCGGTCGCTTGGTAAGCGTGCCTTTTCACTCGCTCCTTTTGTTTTTTAGGTTCCGCGGATTAGGGTTTTGGATTGGACTCTGCGACGTCGTTTGTGTGATTAGTTCTGCGTGGTTTTGGTTTAATAGGTAAGGAGCTAGAAGAGTCTGGAGTTCTCAGCGAATCAGTTCGATCGAGGAAAGACTTTTGGGGCTTGCATATGCCACTGGTTTGTCCAGATGGCGCCGTGGTTGCGTATGCGTGGAAACGACAACTTGCAGGACAAGCGGGTGCTTCTGCCGTTGACCGGACCAGGTTCGATTTGTTCAATTTGGTTCTGTTTCAGTTCTCTCGTTCAAACTTCTGTGTTAGTACATTTAGATAACGGAATAGGATGGAAAACAATGGATTCCAATTCAACTGTCTTTTGTTTTGCTTGGAGTTGATAATTGCTATGGTGTTATTAccgatttatttatttagttatttttatgatttttgtgcATTCTTAGGTGGATATCTTAATCTTAAGTTTTGGTATTACCTCCTGAATTCGTAGCACATGGTATTAATAATATGAATCTTAGCCAATTTATGCTGCGATATAGCTGTCTCGTACCTAAGTTGTGTAGAAATAGAGAACTAGTACTACGCCAGAAAACAGTTTTTTTATTGGGTATTGTGGTTTACAATGATCGTGCTGACTTTTGAATCTCAAGTCTGCTAAATTGTGGTACTTTAGTTGCTCACTTAGGCTTTTGAATGATATCAGGTTAGCTCTCAAAGCTTTCACTGATCAGAAAAGGCGTTTTTTCCCACATCTTGATGATGGACTTGAAACTAGTGAATCAGCATCGAAGAAATGTTGTGGGTCTGAAGAAATTGCAGTGGATCCCAAGGAAGGAATTAGTTTTCTAAGGACGCTGCCAGATGTTCTGAAGTCCTTGGAGAAGGATGTACCAAATCTGAAAATATTAACTTTTGAACGATTGGACTGGTTAAAAAGAGCTTCCACACTTACCTTGTCAACAAATGAGAATTATTTGGAACATAACTATCATGGTTCTAATAAGCTAAGGCTAGGATCAGTGGGAACCGTCCCTGCAGAGAAGGTTGCAGTGATAGAATTGTTATTCCCATGTGTCTTCAGGGCTGTTATATCCTTACATCCTGCTGGTTCCATGGATCCAGATGTTGTAGCTTTCTTTGCTCCAGATGAGGTATGCTTGCCAATATTATTGTGATATTTATCATTCTCTTTCCTAATATTCCTTTTGGTGGTGTGAACTGTTTGGTTTTCAGCAATTCAGCATTCAGCATTCTATGGACATACTAGATGATGTCTTAACATCAGTTCTTTGATAGTTCCTGTAATTGATGTGATTTTTGTTTTCCTGTCTCCTGAATCCCTAGTTTCAGATAATGAAGCTCGTATATAAAGCCCATATTAACTCTTGTAGCTGTAAAGTTCATTTTCTGATTGCAATGTAAACTTGCTTGTCTACAAGATTCCACTACCTTCTTGGAGCTGTTTTTCTATTCatttcttgatttattttcataaCCAAATTGGTTTCAGGGTGAACAGGCTTGTGGTCATCCACCATAGTCATcatatttttgtctttatctaATCTaagatttcatttatttattcaacCTCACTATACATGTATTTGTTCTGTTAGATAGTCTACTCATAATATATGTGTTTTATTATGATTCTGTAGATGCAAAGTTTTTAAAGTTGTCATTCTTCAAATTGTGTCTATATGGAAATCTAAAATTTTCATAGGGTGAGCCTTGGTGCAATAGTAAGGTTGCTGCCTTGTGACCTGGGGGAGTTTTTAAAGTTCTCTCCAAaatgacttattttttaattgtaataaaaatactTCAATTTTCTTGAATTTTCCATCTACATATTCCACTGTTTTATAGTTTATTAATACCTCTGGCTCAGTGTATTTAACTGTGTACTACTTAACAGAGCGGAAGTTATGTGCATGCAAGGGGGTTTTCAGTTCATCATGTGTTTAGACATATTACGGTAATGGTCTCTGTTGCtccttatttcattttattcgtTCAGTTACTCTTTGAAGTCTTCATGTATATAGCTTTTTTATCTTGCACTACAGGAGTATGCAGCGACAGCTCTGCAGTATTTTCTTGGGAACCAATCTGAAACGTGTCTGTATTTTCTTCTGGTACTGTAATTAtctatttcaaataataatgCTTTTTTTGGCTTGGAAAGTATTAATTCTCGATATACTTGAGGTTTGCTTAGCTTTCTGCCATTTTTGTTGTAGCACTGGATTTGCAGCTACCAGACACTGTTTTCAAAACCTTGCAGGTTCCATTGGCACTTTCTAGAACTTTAAATTTTCCTATCATTTGGTAAAATTACTAATCTCAATTTGTTGGTGGTGCAGCAAATGTTCCCGGCTACTTGCAATGGATAAACAATCAACTTTATTGTTACCTCCAGTCCATCGTCCTTATTGGCAGTTTTccttttctaaaattttgttaaacatATCCTCAAAGGACCAGAATTCTGATACTACTCAGGCTTATCATATTGACTGCCTCTCTGAGGAAACATAATTGCATCTACCAGTGACTCAGGTATAACCCAAGTGCCCGATTCAATGTGGAACTACCAGGAGCAAGAGTTTCCATTTCATTGATGTATGTATGTTCCCCTTTTCCTGTCATGTATAGGTTGGAAGGTAAGGGGTTGGTGAAGCGATTTGGTTATCTTTGGTCTATATTTTTCATCTCTTAGATTGGAATTGGATCTTCAGGAAATTGACGAGTGCCTTGCTTGTTTTGTAAGCCTCATGAAAGTGGCAGCCATCTGTTCTAAAGATTTCTCAGATATTCATTGAGATTGGTTTTTTGGATACCAAGAAGTTCTCACGTATAATTGCCACTAGACCAAAAAGTACAAGATAGGAACATTATGACCTGCGTATGCTAAATGAAAGTGCCAGCTGActgtaatttttgaaatttatcaGCATGTGAATACATTATAATGACCGTCTgcaatatttcttattttaaaatgatgctGACTACGATGTAGTACACAACTACCTTCTCCGTATAATGGTTATTATATAATCACTACAAAATTACAGTGTATTGCACAGCTACCTTCTCCGTATGTCCTAGTTCTACGTCCTACTCCCTTagttcttaattataaaattcaagtttaaaattatgtatatttcttttttataagactTGATCTGAGGGCGAgtcctggtgcagcggtaaagttgtgccttggtgacttgttggtcatagGTTTGAATCTGAAAAcagggcaatggggtacgaagttttttataagacttgatctataatatttttttattaattatttatagacTTTGATGACTTTTTACATTATCAGtgtaaacatttttttccaattattatACTCCTAATATAGAGGGGAAGAAAGATAAGAATAATGTAGGtataataattgatataatatggtataaaaaatttggtttaaatatatttttagtttttataatttttttttgttttttatctttgtaaaaaaaatgttaagttcTTATAAATtaggtttattttatttttagttcttaagtcactttagataatattttgaatataaataaaaacgtTATCTAAAGTGTCTTTTGAGaactaaacaaaacaaacataatttgaaatgattaaaaaaaaaaaaatgttacaagaatgaaaataaaaaaaatgtaaaagtgtaagaattataaatatatttaatccaaaaaaatattaacaagatgtttttttttcattaacaagATGTTTGATATATAAGCATGTCTACATAATCACTCATTAGCTTATATTCAGAGATTTGTAGTAGAGTCAAATGTCAAAAATGCTTGCCGTGATTCGTGAGAAATAGATGCAgtttcaaagaaataaaaaaaaaaaaagaatttgattgAAACTCTTCATcaataaatcattaaaaacaTAGGCTTAGCCTGGAGCTAGAAAAATATTAAGTGGACTGAACACAGATAACACGAAGAgagtttttaaaatgaattactaggaacaatcaaataaattacaaaattgagAGTGGCAAGCCACAACTACGTGACTCACTCTTCCTTCCGCCGCTTAATAGGTTAGGTTCCAATCCATTCCACAGTcagaaataattaataattgcaTTGATTGGTGTATGAGTCCTATCACGTGGCCAATAGAATTTGTCATAAGCGCAGATGGGCCAGGTGTCGGCACGAGTAGCTACGCACGTGGCAAAAGGTGGGTGGGTCATTCATTCTAGATATGATCAAATTGGTCACGTACACGTACGAATTCAGTTGGAAATTGGCATTTGGCTGATTCATAGGTGCTTGTTTTTCCAATTGAAAACGAACAACCTCTGTACCCACACCTGTCTCTGTTTTGCATTTGCAAAGGGACTTATGAGTTATGTGTGTGCCAACTGCATGGCGGATAATAATTTGATTGACATGACTCTCAGCTTCATGCCATGTGAGATTCATCAGTCATCCACGTCAAACAACAACCATCCTTTGCTGGCTCCTCTCAACCCCATGGTCCACTAATCACTACTTGGACAATCAGTGACTCAAAATCCATGTGTTCAACTTAAACACCATCCCTAAAATAATTTACgcttttttaattcaatttctttCCAGTCTCGAATAAATTAGATGATTTAGTGACACGATAGATTTGTTTGCAAGTTTTCATTAAAAGGACGTGGCACATGGCACCTTTTTGTCTTGCAGCTCATTCAAAAGTTACTATtacaaaacagaattttaaaatttcgaaattgtaaaaaaagacaaagaaggaaaggaatttCTGGGGAAGAGTGGTAGATATTTGCAAAGTGGACTTCTGCGCATTTACTGCTAGTTCACCAAAATAATTGGCAATATTAGGGGCTACTTTCAAAGGCAACAACTACACTACAATCTGGCTCCAAAATTAATGTTAGTATAGACCAAGTCACCAACACATTACACATACTACCTTTCATAGGAAAACACAGCATCAGAGTGCAAACTAAACAAGAGAGAGACACGACAAGAAGGTTTGACTCTTAACCAGTTACGCATTAAATTAGATGCATATACTATAACAGTTTGAAGAACCAAAGATTACTTATGTTAGTTCGAGTCACGTGACCTTTTTGCAGTTCCAAGCATTTCTAATTGGACATTGTCAAGAGTCAAACCCAGATCATCAATGCTGACCTACCTGCTTTCAAATTCCTCGTAATCTTTTTCACAGTATACAACAAGTTGTAGTCCCTATTGCTACTAGATCTTGAATAGAGGAGTCCTCGTGAAAATCTTGGAAAGAAAAAGTGTACGTGTACCCTTACAAGAAACCCCATATGCAATATA harbors:
- the LOC114407263 gene encoding protein CHROMOSOME TRANSMISSION FIDELITY 7-like, whose protein sequence is MQSKINAFFKSTTSDSSSASLDIWENQQHHIINTYTRRRPKLNAVIPSVVKNKKRSYAQFHLDFGQSDFLLRACSTCRFKFTPRLSQILHPGDSIQRRVSARILSLNVLN
- the LOC114407264 gene encoding mediator of RNA polymerase II transcription subunit 27-like isoform X2 — protein: MQMQMQQTQQQLQATAAPFSTSTPPPPPPSSGGSASEAPPKQVAQAMDKLGQAERIIADIRIGADRLLEALFVAEAQPHQGNKPLQVFLKEDACMRQYLQDLRSLGKELEESGVLSESVRSRKDFWGLHMPLVCPDGAVVAYAWKRQLAGQAGASAVDRTRLALKAFTDQKRRFFPHLDDGLETSESASKKCCGSEEIAVDPKEGISFLRTLPDVLKSLEKDVPNLKILTFERLDWLKRASTLTLSTNENYLEHNYHGSNKLRLGSVGTVPAEKVAVIELLFPCVFRAVISLHPAGSMDPDVVAFFAPDESGSYVHARGFSVHHVFRHITEYAATALQYFLGNQSETCLYFLLHWICSYQTLFSKPCSKCSRLLAMDKQSTLLLPPVHRPYWQFSFSKILLNISSKDQNSDTTQAYHIDCLSEET
- the LOC114407264 gene encoding mediator of RNA polymerase II transcription subunit 27-like isoform X1, whose product is MQMQMQQTQQQLQATAAPFSTSTPPPPPPSSGGSASEAPPKQVAQAMDKLGQAERIIADIRIGADRLLEALFVAEAQPHQGNKPLQVFLKEDACMRQYLQDLRSLGKELEESGVLSESVRSRKDFWGLHMPLVCPDGAVVAYAWKRQLAGQAGASAVDRTRLALKAFTDQKRRFFPHLDDGLETSESASKKCCGSEEIAVDPKEGISFLRTLPDVLKSLEKDVPNLKILTFERLDWLKRASTLTLSTNENYLEHNYHGSNKLRLGSVGTVPAEKVAVIELLFPCVFRAVISLHPAGSMDPDVVAFFAPDESGSYVHARGFSVHHVFRHITEYAATALQYFLGNQSETCLYFLLHWICSYQTLFSKPCSKCSRLLAMDKQSTLLLPPVHRPYWQFSFSKILLNISSKDQNSDTTQAYHIDCLSEET